The following nucleotide sequence is from Aspergillus nidulans FGSC A4 chromosome I.
CTGCTTGTCGCGGATCTGATCGAACCCGTTGACAACCATAAACATGTAAGCCTTTTCGTGCGCAGCGTTCCAAATGAAGTCCTGGGCCGAGAGAGTAAAGTGGTTGGCAGCCGAAACGACAAAGACCACCACATCAATTTCCTCTTGGCGAGCAAAGACGGCCGTGGTCTTCAGAGAATCCGAGTTAAGACCCGGTGCGTCAATCAGAGCAATGTCGACCACGCCGTTGTTTAACAAGGATTCATCGATGGTCCGTACATCCTTCACGTAAACCTTGCACTGCATATACTTTGTGTTATCGATAACGATATTCTCGAGTTCACTTAGCGCATAGACGTCATAGGTAGTCTCATCATTGCGGTTGTATTGTCGGTCCTTGTGCACGGCATGCACTTCCTCGAGCCCACCATTTTCCCGAGCATCGAGGACTTCGCAGAAAATGCTCGTACAGGGCTGCTGGTCTTCGGGTAGTACCTTGCGACGAAGCAAAGCATTACAGAACGTTGACTTTCCTGCGTTCAAGTCTCCAGTGATGAGCACCTTGCTGGAGGTATCTTCAATCCTGTCTCGCAGTGAAAGAAGATGCTTGATACTTTGCCCGATCTTCCCATCCAGTAGCGACGCAATCGACGACTTTTCAAGAGAATGTACCAGTTCAGCTTGCGACAAAGCTCCCAACTTCAAGTCCAGCTTCAAAATCGAGAATTCTTGCGCAATCTGCGGGCTCATCAATCTTGGTTCTGGCGGGGCTCGGCGTTCGGCGGTGGCGCTCGATTCTGCAAGTTCCTCGTTTGTAGGCATAGTGGCAGCACGTCTCAAGCTCCCAGGCCGGGCCAAACCATCATTGTGTGCAGCGGCGTCTCCAAAAAACGACTGGCTCTGCTGTAACGACGGACGGTCCGAAGGCGAGTCCGGAAGGTTCTGTACAGAGGGGTAGTGGGCGGGCCATTGGCGGTTCATATCCTGAAGCTCCTTCAATGTCTCGATGGTCCGGGAAATCGCACGCGCAAGCTTGGTCCGATTGGAATTACTATTCTGTAATTAGCATGCTGAAAGAGGCTACAAGCTGCGATCTCACAGGGATAACGCACTATAATAGCTGGTGGACATGGCTAGCAACAATTTGCTTCTCGTGCTCAGCAGCGGGATTCCACTGTCCAGGATGCGTAGGAGTATGCGCAGGTGTCGGCCTATCCACCATCAGGTCGGATCTCCAAGATGCACCAGATTCACCATCTGCAACACTGCCACCATACCCCGAGTCTGCGTGCAACGAGTTCATTAAGGCCGTTGCGCTCTCGGAAGTCGAGCCATTTCCAACTGTCATATAAGAAGGTGGGAGTCGGGGGGCAAATGGACTTTCTTCAGGTTTCTCATCCAGTGGATTCCTGGACGATCCCTCACCGGCAGAGGAGCCGCCCTTGCCGGGAAAATACTCCTGACTCATGACGGTAAAAGCGCGAATCGCATAAAGCTCGAGTTGAAATGAATCTGGGATGAGGATAAGGTGATGTGATTTCTCTCGGCGCGGGAAAAATCATGTCTCAAAATGGTATGGTGGCTGCCATGTGACCCCCCGTAAAGCCGGCCGTATCGCCGTTACATACATGTCTGGAGCCTGATGTCACCGCAGTCGCCGGGTCTATGTTTCTGCCGCATTGCATACCCCACGCTTCCGGTCCACCTTATCAGTTTCTCCTTGGTGCCAATATGAATGTGAGTTCTGCATGCTTCTGTCTGCTGAAAATTATAGCTAAAACTATACCTCAGATCGTCGAATGGGCTTTTGGAAAGCGGATGACGCCTGCAGAGCGTCTCCGCAAGCACCAGCGGGCGCTTGACAGGACACAACGCGAACTTGATAGAGAACGAACAAAGCTGGAAaaccaggaaaagaaactcATACAGGATATTAAGAAGAGCGCAAAGAATGGACAGATTGGGGCCTGCAAAATTCAGGCCAAAGACCTGGTACGCACGCGAAGGTATCTCACCCTGATTTCTTGCTCGTAGTTTGGCCGCCAAATTGCTGATGTTATTTTCAATTCGGTACACAGATATATCCAAAAGTTCTATCAAATGCGAACACAACTACAGGCTATCTCCCTGCGCATTCAAGTATGATGTTTTCCACCCCTGACGCCTGGCAGAAGCTTATGTGAGCGTGATATAGACCGTTAGAAGCAACGAACAGATGATGCAGTCGATGAAAGGTGCGACCATGTTACTGGGGAGCATGAATCGGCAGATGAACCTCCCAGCGCTACAGCGGATTGCGATGGAGTTCGAGCGAGAGAACGACATAATGGACCAACGACAGGAGATGATGGATGACGCAATTGACGAAGCAACTGGGatagagggagaggaagaagaaggcgaagacatTGTCAAGGAAGTTTTGGATGAAATTGGGGTGGATCTCAGCCAGGCGGTTCGTATTCTCCTGCTGGTTTACGTAGACATGGATCGTACTAATGCATCGTTGAAACAGCTGGGAGAGACTCCATCGGGGATACAGAAAGAGTCGGTCAGTGAGGGCCGGGTGGCTCAAGCGattggtgctggtggtgccGGCGGCGCaagtgacgatgacgacctcCAAGCAAGGCTTGACAGTCTCAGACGATAACTACGACAGTTGTAGGATCAACATATGAGTCTTCGGAACACACTTACAATCTCTTTGTTTATCTGCGTCAGTGTACGAGCCCTGACTTGTCGACGACAGCCTATTTCTTATCATTAAATCGACGATGACACATACCCTTAATGTTACCAGAGGAGCGAAGCTGAACGAACCAATTGATATCGCGAGTTGGTCTTTAAGACTAGCTAATTCCATCCTAGGCAGTCTCTTCATTTCATCATTCCTACTTACGAATTTTAAGTTGTCGCCGCAATTTGCATTCTTGTATATGAGGCTCCGCACAGGGTGAGTCTTGCCATGTGATTGAGATGAAATGGTTGCGCAAACTGCGCCTCACATATATCTTGGGCATTGGCGACGATGGGATGCCTTTTTCGTAGACGAGATGGGGCAGGAGGTGGCACGAACACGAAGTTCTTACAAGAATAAGCGAGCTTCTTTTATCTGCTCAACGTTTATATTTACAGACACCTGTAGTTTGCGTAGTTGCCATTGTGAGAAATTACCTATGAGGCTCTGCTGTACGCAGAATCATAAAAAAAGCGCTAGAGTATATGGAAACCGGTACCTCTGCTCCTGAAGGGGCAGCCAGCATAGAGATGCAATATCATCCACTCGTCGCTTTGGATATAACAGGCCGGTATGGAGTACTATCTCGTGGTGAGGCTCATTTGCCCGGGCTCGTGTTCGTATGACGGAAATGAGGGGAAGTTTGTGCGCGTTAGATAAAGAGCAAATCCAATGCATGGAAGGGGTAAGCCAAGCCAGCAGTAGCCTTGCGGATTATTgatcattattggatggACGACTGAATACATTCGAGGTGTACGCTGAGCAACTGCAGTAGGTGCTACCGGCTCACAACATTCTGAATATGACTCATTGGTGATTGGCAGGCAGCACAGCCTGAAGCTAATGAAGCCTGGAGCAGCGCCGCAAGCAATGGCATTGGCTGTTCGAACTGTTGTTCTCGGCTGCATGCGAAACCCTGTTGAGAGGGCACAGAGTATTGATAGGAAATGCATTGATCATCAGGCTTGTTGAGCCGCGAGATATGCTGCAGCCTGCTGACATGTACTTAGTTGCAGAAGCCAATACCCCCACCTGCAGCTCCTGGGAGAAAAGAAGTAGCCCGTCATGATTGTGCAGAGGTTATAGCATGAGTGGCTCATCTTTGCCTCACTCTCAAGGTACTTGACCATATGGACAGGGCTCTCCTTTGGTTAATACTTCTGCCTTGACAGAAGAAGGGGTATGGGGGTTTCATCCATGTCGAAAACCTCACCGTCCAGTGCCCGGTCTCACTGCCTCATTTTTTGTTCCCTAGCTGCCACAGAGTGGTAGAGGCTTAAGTTGCCCGTTTGCCCCAGGGGTTAGTCTTCTGACCAAATATCGGGCGCTCGATATCAAGCGAGGTGGCAGATATCAGGTGTGGCACGACAAATTCCCATTGGCTAATGGATGATTTATACAACAGGGGTCTGAGAAGCATTGCCGTTGGGATTCCTTGAGCATCCGCTGAGCCTCTGTCGACAAACAAAAGGACCGTTGACGGTATGTCCTGGGCAGGAACGCTTGAAATAATTTAAGGATCACCTCGCCGCCTCACTTGAACTTGCTCGAACGTGGTTCCCAAGCCCACTGCACCTGTCAATTTGATATTCcgttcttcatcgtcatACGAAGAAGCTTCTACATGCttacttcttctccaagtcttTTGTGGAATGACGATCACCAGTATGAATCCGCCTTTACCTCATCCACACCAGGCGGCAGCCCACCCGGGCGAGAGGCCTCATTTTTCCTTCAACCCGTCGAGTTCCGTAAACCTTGATTACCTAGCAAATCAGATGAACAATGTCGATATTCAGCAAGAAAGATTCAGCCCAAGTACCGAGTCGAGGTCAAGGGACTTCACTGCGAATGCCGACACCGGTGAGCATACGGGGGCATACTATGTTGGCTACACATTCTTCAAGGCGCCGGCTGCCCCAGGATATCAACCATCGTGGAAAAGAGttgagaagaccaagatgAACTTGAGGCAGAATGACCTTGCCGACCTAGTACGGAAGGGATCCAAGAAGAGATCAGTCGCAGAGCAATACCAGAGTCTTTCAAATATGAAACGACCCCATGTGGATCGGCTGGTTGAGAGCCTTCAACAGAGTAACCCTCACTTACAATGGATCTGCGTTTATGTAAAGGAGGACACCCGAGACCTCAAAGGCAAGAACTTTCGTCGCCGCGAGTATGAAACCACATCAATGCATGTCATCCTCATGGGAAAACCGACGAATCGACCAACACCAACTTCCCAAGTGCCCAAACAGCTCAGAGACCGGGGACCGCTTCAGGGCCAGCGTCCTTTGTCAGAGAGTCAACATAGACCCTTCGTCGGGCATGGTCTCTACAATGACGTACGGGGCATGTCGGGCTATCCTCAGATGCCTATGCCACCCCAAATGCATAGCATGCAAACAGGCCCTACACAGATACACCAGCAGGGTCCTGTTTCTTTTCACCCGCCACCAGAAAATGTGATGAGGGAGCCATCATATCcggaagaagctgagcgaACACATAATGCTCCCAGAAATCAACCAACGCCGGCGCCAGTTGTTCACAACCATAAGCACCCTGCCCCTGCGCCAGCTATCAAGCCCAATCCACCAGAACATGGTGCTCCAAGAGTTACAGTACAACCGGATCGCAAAGATCATAAGAAAGAGAGTGCCCATCAGAACATGTCTCGTGACCGCAAAACCCAGGCGAAGGTCAAGCATGATCAGTTGCCAAAACAGCGCCCTGAGCCAGAACCGGATCTAGTGTACGACAGTGCTAGCAGTGATGAATTACCAACCCAAGAAAATGACTATGACATTTCAGGTGAAGAGTTCTCAAGCCGTGAAACCAAGGCACTGAAGATCCCAGAGCCCTGGCGAGGGAGTCTCTACCGTGGCCATTCGTCCTCGCAGTCTCGCCGTAACTACCGCACCCACTATCGGAAAGACCCGAGTTATCGGAGGGAATCGCATCGGGCTGGCAACAATGGGTACAGAGGATACCGGGATGAGAGTGTTATCGACATTGTTCCGGCGGACTCAAAGCATACTACGAAACATGCGATTAGGAGGTATGACGGTAGCCGACAGTGGGCGGCCCAGCCAAGCATCGTTCACCAACAGCCTAGCAAAGACGAGGTAGAACTGCTTATGAGCCAGATCCGTGAACGAGCACAAAACGATATCCGCAGTCGGATGCTAGGGGATTGGGAAGCAGACCTCATAGATCGTGAGCACTTATTCGAATATCAAAAGCAGCTGTTTAGGGACACCCTTCGCACCGAGCGAATGGACGATGTCGGTCTGATGAACCGCGCAAGGTCCCTGCGTGAGCACCCCACAAATACTCGTGGCTATCTGCCGAGGGCCCTGCATTATTATTAAAATATTGCATGCCTTGGAAGAAtacctttttccccttcagATTTCGACTGTCGCGTTGGCCCTGTGGCCAGCAGTCCGGTTTGGTGTCTAACTAGGACAGGCAAATGTTGAACTGTACCACCAGTCGGTTTTCGGTCATTTTGTGAGAGCTGCAAGAATTTCAGCACTTGATTGAGGCCAATGTGCCCAATATTTCCTTTAATGTGGTAGTTTAGGTAGTGACGCACGGCCAACACACAAGAATGGGATGAACCCACTCGGTGAGATCATCCCGACTCCTGGCTACTGGTAGACGCCTAGTGGTCCCGGTATCGATAAGCCCCTCCATGGTTTACCGGTAGTGCACTACTCCGGCTCTCATTTATTTTCGtcattcctccttcccaacCTTCACTCTTCCAGTTTCCAACTCAATTTACCTCTATCCAcacttctcttccttcctcaaTCCTCTATATACACAACTAGACACTCAAGATGCCTCGCAAATTTTTCGTTGGCGGTAACTTCAAGATGTATGCATAAGCTACCCCGCAATGCCCTCTACTCTCATGCCACAGCGTATACTGTTCGAGTCATTCCTAGAACCAACGCAGATTGCATCGCTAACCatgtttttcttctttcaACTGATAGGAACGGTAATGCCGAGAGCACTACCTCCATCATCAAGAACCTCAACTCTGCCAACCTGGATAAGTCCGTCGAAGTTGTCGTCTCTCCTCCTGCGCTCTACCTACTCCAGGCCCGCGAGGTCGCCAACAAGGAGATTGGAGTTGCTGCCCAGAACGTCTTCGACAAGCCCAATGGTGCTTTCACCGGTGAGATCAGCGTCCAGCAGCTTCGCGAGGCCAACATCGACTGGACCATCCTTGGACACAGTGAGCGCCGCGTTATCCTCAAGGAGACTGATGAGGTATGCCCACTGAAACACTTCGTGGTGATACGAGCTTGAGTGCTTAAAGATCTAGTTCATTGCTCGCAAGACTAAGGCTGCCATTGAGGGTGGCCTGCAAGTGATTTTCTGCATCGGTGAGACGCTTGAGGTATGACTCTTTTTTTGTTTCGGCTTATCCCGATTACCCACTTTGACTGGGCATTCCCCTATGTTGAGCTTTCTACCGTATTAACAATGCGTACCAGGAGCGTGAGGCCAACAAGACCATCGATGTAGTCACTCGTCAGCTCAACGCGGCGGCTAAggagctctccaaggagCAGTGGGCCAAGGTTGTCATCGCCTACGAGCCCGTTTGGTAAGACACCCATCTGTCTGCGCCTCGTCTCACTGAGAGCAAACGGGCTAATTGTGTTACAGGGCCATTGGAACCGGTAAGGTCGCTACAACCGAGCAGGCCCAGGAAGTCCACTCTGCCATCCGCAAGTGGCTGAAGGACGCCATCTCCGCTGAGGCCGCTGAGAACACCCGGATCATTTATGGCGGCTCAGTGAGTGAGAAGAACTGCAAAGATCTCGCGAAGGAGGCCGATATCGAtggcttcctcgtcggcgGCGCCAGCCTTAAGCCTGCCTGTACGTCTTTCCCTCCCCTTGTCGTTTCTTCGGAGTGCATTGTTGCTTACTAGTACTTAGTCGTCGATATTGTCAATGCCCGCCTGTAAGCTTTTGCGAGAAAAGTAATATTACATAAAAGGCAATAACTATACAATATTCATGGCGATTGGATGGTCACCTTTTGAAGATTTGGTGTCGCAACGATTCTACCAAAAACCATAGGCAGCTCCGACATGTAAAGAGGAAGCTTGTGTATTATCGTCATACTACTTAGTTAAAAATAAAACCGTGAAAAATTCTTATTTACTGGCGCCCTCGCGTCTAGGTAGTAATTTCTTTAAAAGCATGACAAGGTATATGCATTTAGTATAATCCACCCACATCCTAGAAAGCCCTTAGGAAGAATACGACACCGAAACACCGACACCGCGCCAGTACGACGTCGGAGGGCCTCCACTGCTCCCCTGCGCACCTGCCGTAGCTTGAGAATTTGCATACGAGGAAGGTGAGAACGAACTCGGTCCAAGCCCGACACCAGCGCTCACAAGGAGCTCCTTAACTCGGCCTTCCCAGAGAAGGCGTACATTCCAAGACTGATCAACTCGGACCTTAAGGACTGATTCTTGGGTTTCTTCTTCGCTAGGCGTGATTGGTTCTGGCACCTGGGAAGAAGCCGGAATGTCCCAGATGCGAGCCTTATTGCGAGCCCATTCAAGGCCATCGTTGTCTACTATGGCGGCCTTTCTTGACTGTCGCCAGAGTTCGAACCCTGCCACCATTTCGCTTTCCCAGCTGTAGACGTTGAAGCCGAAACGGGAGCTGAAGGAAAGATTGGGAGAAGCCCGTACGGAGTAGGACGTTGAGAGCGATCCGGTCAACGGAGTGAGTGTGAGTGTTAGGGTATATGGGAAGGTAGAAATTGGTGTATTGGGGTTGGGCGTCGATGAAGTGGCCGCTGGTAAAGTGCAGAACCTGAGGCCGGTCGACATGCCTATTAATGATGATACGGGAGAATAATAGGCCTCTGCACCAGCCGATAGCAGGGATAACCGTTGCGCGTTGTTATTGAACCGGGGATCAGGACCAAAGTTCCATAGTCCGCGCCAGCCAAAGAGGGAATTATCCGTACTGAACAGATACTCATTACTGTATTTTCCGGTGTCGTGGGTGAGTTGGGTCAGGAGTGTAGCCTGTGGCGCGGATTTTGATAATGGAGGTCCCCTTGTTGAGGAGACGGCAAGTGAGAGCTGCATAGTCGGCGAAATGCGTCGCAAGAAAAGCGCGTTGAGAGTCGTTGGTGGCGGCAGATGCAAAGTTGCATGAAGTAGCGTCGCCTTCTGGCCCTTTGAGCTCTGTCCATAGCCATAATTCCCGGCATTGGTGCCGTCTAGTATTGAGTCCCAATTCCAAGATTCAACCGGGGGCGCGATGGGCGCTTGTACTTGTCTATAGCCAGGAGCAAGCTTGCGGAGGGGAATTAGAGCGCTTTTACTTGGCGTATTGTCGAATGATATATTGCTGTATAGGTATGAAATGGAGCCCTCGATTAGCCCGACGGTACCGAGTGTATAACTCGTCGCGAAGTTGGGTGTCGATAGAGAAGATAGGTGTATCCGGACACGTTCGGGTGTTGtgaagtcgaggaggtcTAGATGACAGTCAATTCCAGGGAGTTTTCATCTTTGGGAGCGGCTACTCCTCACTCTGCGTCGTCGCTGTGAGCGACGAGTACGAGTTGTCGCAATTACGTTGCGTCCCCTCCGCAAAGGCGAGTTGTATATAGTCCATGAAATCAAGCATCGTTAGGCAGTCATGGGATATTGAGCTGGATAAGCATATATTATAGTAGGACGTCCACGAGGCAATTTCCGCGAAGCATCACGAAGCTAGGAAATAATTGCTGAAATGGAAGTAGACCATGACAAGAATCCCAGCCGCGGGCCAGGAACCGTATCAGCTCATTCCCCCTTTGGGCGAGTCGGATAAGCCTCGCATCATCATTGATCCGTCGTTATCAGCGAAGAAAAAATAATTCCACTTCAACTCGACAATACTCCGCACCCTTTCTATACAACAAAACACACAGGCTGCGGATCAGAGGGTCTTATTTACAATTTGGTTCTATATTACTGTTAATTTCTAAAACTTACACAATGCCTCGTTCCAAGCGTGCCAGGATCGTCCATGAGTCCAAGACCGCCAAAAAATCGCACAAGGAACAGACCAGACGCCTGTACGCCAATATTCGCGAATGCGTCGAGAAATATGAccatctcttcgtcttctccgtcGACAACATGCGAAACACATACCTGAAGGATGTGCGCACAGAGTTCGCTGATAGTCGGTAAGTCGTCCTGCTATCGACCGTCATGCGTCCGTAGCGCAACTTGTTTGTATAACTTATTTACGCAATGCAGCCTTTTCTTTGGCAAGACTAAAGTCATGGCCGTCGCCCTTGGCCATAACCCCGAGACGGAAGCTGCTGAAaacctccacctcctcactCCCTATCTTACCGGCGCCGTCGgtctcctcttcacctcaAGAGACCCCGCCTCTGTCACCGACTACTTTGACGCTTTCCGCCCCCTGGACTTTGCTCGCGCCGGAACAGAAGCTACCCGTTCTTTCTCCATACCTGCAGGCCTTGTTTACTCACGTGCCGGCGAGATCCCTACCTCAGAAGACGAACCCGTCAGCCATACGATTGAGCCggagctgcgcaagctggGCGTACCCACTCGTCTTGTTAAGGGGAAGGTAATGCTTGAGTTGACAGATGGACAAGAGGGGTATCCTGTTTGCAAGAAAGGGGAGATTCTGGATTCGAGGCAGACAACTTTGCTGAAGATGTTTGGTGTGCAGACGTCGGAGTTCAGAGTCGGACTGAAGGCTCACTGGGCTAGGGCAACCGGGAAAGTTGAAATCTtggagaagaatgagaatgagATGGAGGTGGAATAAATCATTTGGGGTCGTCAAAAGTGGTTTcgttttctcctttttcacGGAATCCCCTTGGGCATCTCATGGAGTTAGGATAGGCGtttttctgttcttccttTTGTCTTTCCcccgctgtcgctgtctTGAATCCGAAGTCCGCAACGTACTTCATGAGCGTATGACAGATATATAGAATACCAACAAAAGCATCTAGTTTGTTATACCCTTGTCGAGCAGTTCAAGGACAACGGACCCAATCAAAGTTTTACGAAACAATAGGGGACGTTATTGAGACTGTTTGGAAAAGGAGTAACCCTGCTTTACAACAATACGAAGATGTCTGGCATAGGTATCGTTGAACAGAAACCTTACCTTATCTTCTTACCTGATTATAAGTATCCTCCAAACGACGATtccagctgaagaagcattCACTAATGTACATACTTACCCCAGGGCCAGTGTACAGACCAATATGGGTCATAACATGAGAAAGGAcatgagaaaagaaaaatagaaaGCGAAACCGGAAATTGGAGGTATGCACGGTGTCGGCGAGGCCATATTTAAACCGTATGGTAGACAGAACCGACCACGAAGCACAGATTCTGGAACTGAGTTGAATCGAGCGGGCTCCGTTTTGCTGTCATATGAAGAGTATCGTGAATGAAGTTGCGTTTCGGCTGTTGTAAGTAATTGATCCGGAGTAGCCGTTGGCGTTGCCTTACCCATTGATGTTGGGGTGGACGGATGAGAGTAAGTAAGACTAACAACCAGAAATACCCACAAACAAACCATTATCGGGTTCAGGATTGACAAAAGCCATCTGTAAAAGCGGGCTTTTAGTATCGCCGCTTGGCACGGGAATCATCGTATGAATCGTCTTCGTGGTATCTCTTTcgtccttggtcttctctgcTGCCGTATCTTTCGCGCTCGCGATCACGGTCGCGGTACCGATAGCTGTCTCTATCACGGTCTCGACGGTCGCCATCGCGGTCTCGGTCACGCCTGTCACGATCACCGTAGCTATCCCGAGGCCTAATAGGTTCACGATTGCTCCCAGTTCCACCACGATCCGAACGGCCACCATAACCTCCACTGCGCCCACCTCCTGGTCCTGACGGAGCGTTTGGCGGCGCCTGGCCACCGAATCCGCTACGGCCACCTTGATACCCAATGCCGCCGCGAGGCCCAAAGCCACGGTCATTACGAAACCCTCCTCTGGAACCTCCTCTGAAACCACCACGGAATCCGCCGCCATAACCACCTGGACCAGATGGTGGACCAAAGCCTCCAGGGCCAATAGGACGTGAAGGTAATGCTTTTGTGTAACCTCGGCCCCCTAGGCCACCACCAAACCGACGGGgcttccagcccttgacTGTCCGACCACGTTCAACATCAACCAAGACGCGTCGGTCTTTGATTCTGATACCATCTGTTTCCTTGTAGGCCGCTAATTTATGAATGAGATCTATATCAGTACAAGTAAGACAAACGGAAGCATTATATATCATTACCTTTCATATCCTTCTCGCGCTCATAGACGATAAATGCGTATCCTCGGTGGGGCTTCTTCGCGCCTTTGGGGGTAACGGTATCTTTAACAATGCGGATCTAGCTACTGTCAGCTCAGGCGAACCAGGAGAAGGGCATTGGTTTCGTTACTCGTTCAATGGGACCGAATCGTCCAAACTCCCGCTCCAGATCTTGTTCAGTAGCTTCATAGCTTAAACgagagacgaagagcgtCTTGAATGGATCCCCACGTGCTTGGGGATCAGAATTTGGGTCATCTACTCCCAAGTATTAGCATGTAATTGATTGATATTCATTTAGCCTTCAATATCATACAAGCTGCAAGACCCTCAGTGAGATGCTTATGCAattgctctttcttctccgccttttGGCGCAATTTGCGCTGCAGCCATGTTTCTGCCGGGTTGTATTCGGTCTCctcggccgtcttcttcacTTCGGGTAAGAACTGGGCGACGCCAGAAAGtttgctcttcttgatgtcgtCGGGCGCACGATCGATGGGCGTAACCCAGCGCAAGGGCGGCCGGGGTTGGAAAAGGGCCAGAAGGGGAGGGGGAAGCTTGTCCGTCATTTTCCCCTAGAACTATCACAGCTGAGAATAAGAATGAGAGTTCTAGCAACTGAGATAAGGGGCATATGTGGAGGGAGGGAGTTGATACCTTGTCTTGAGTAGTTGGATTATTTCCGATTTTCGCGTTCGCTCTTGCCTTGCCGTGGCTTCGACAGCCGCGCTCCAAGCGCGACAGCCGGGGTTGCCGCTAGCCAATAACATCAAGCGGTAATCAGTGAAAAAGTCCCGCGGCCCCTTCGACCTGGTGTTAAAAGGTACAAGACAACGAACAGATACGCAACAATGCCAGTACAAGGGGTTCGAGCAGTATCCACTGCCAGAGTATGTTTCATACACTATAAAAATAACCCTCTCCGGAGCATTGAGAGCTAACACTTGCTAGAACGGCGTTGGTGCCTTCATTCTGCAATGCAAGCGCTTGGATTTCCACTACTGTGACTGGGCTGGCAGTTCCCGGGGAATGAAGTATGTTGCTCTTCCGATCTAAATACCGTTCAACCATCTCTCTCTAATATTATGAACTATAGCGCTTTCCTGAAGCATGCCCTTCCAGCTTTCGCGAAAGAAAACCCCCAGATTGAGATCCGAGTCTCACCACGACCTCACAAGCACCCTATCATCAAAGGACACTATATCAACGGACGAGAGAAGGCGATCTGCGTGCGGAATCTCGAGCCGGAACAGATAACCCAGAAAGCCAACTTATTGAAGCAGGCTAGCggcgagaagctgaagcgcaCCAAGAAGCCCGTCACGAGTATCAACGAGAGTGTTCGTGGTATCTGGTCGCCTTACCACGGAGGCCTCAAGTCTGTTTGAGTTGGGTTTAGCCTTGTTTATTGCATCGGTGTTTTTGTTGGCATTATAGGGGTTCTTTTGTGCTGTCTTCTGGACTTTCTCCATGGTTGATGACCAATTTGTATCATACTTGCATATA
It contains:
- a CDS encoding U1 small nuclear ribonucleoprotein 70 kDa (transcript_id=CADANIAT00007705) — encoded protein: MTDKLPPPLLALFQPRPPLRWVTPIDRAPDDIKKSKLSGVAQFLPEVKKTAEETEYNPAETWLQRKLRQKAEKKEQLHKHLTEGLAAYDPNSDPQARGDPFKTLFVSRLSYEATEQDLEREFGRFGPIERIRIVKDTVTPKGAKKPHRGYAFIVYEREKDMKDLIHKLAAYKETDGIRIKDRRVLVDVERGRTVKGWKPRRFGGGLGGRGYTKALPSRPIGPGGFGPPSGPGGYGGGFRGGFRGGSRGGFRNDRGFGPRGGIGYQGGRSGFGGQAPPNAPSGPGGGRSGGYGGRSDRGGTGSNREPIRPRDSYGDRDRRDRDRDGDRRDRDRDSYRYRDRDRERERYGSREDQGRKRYHEDDSYDDSRAKRRY
- a CDS encoding mitochondrial 54S ribosomal protein MRPL51 (transcript_id=CADANIAT00007706) translates to MPVQGVRAVSTARNGVGAFILQCKRLDFHYCDWAGSSRGMNAFLKHALPAFAKENPQIEIRVSPRPHKHPIIKGHYINGREKAICVRNLEPEQITQKANLLKQASGEKLKRTKKPVTSINESVRGIWSPYHGGLKSV